TGCTGATGATGCCGACCTTCTTCAGCATGGCGGCATGAGCCAGCGAACCCGCGATATCCTGCCGCCACATGACCTTGTCGAACCCGATGGACGCGTTGATCTCGCGCATGATGGCGGATGGACCGCCCGCAAACCGACCGCCCCACTGCACGTTCGCGCTATTTTCTGCCGGGCTTTCTGTCGGCTTGCTCACTGCGTTCTGCTCGTCCACACTCATCAAATGCCTCAACATCACTTTCGCCCCCGCGTCTCGACCGCGAAACTGAAACTGCAGCGGCGTTCCATCCTCATGCTGGCGGGCACCCTAATCGCAGGCATGACACCGCGCAAACCTCTTCATGCGGAAGATATCACGGATGCTCCGCTTTCACTGGCGAAGCTGACGCGAACGCTCCCGCAACCTCTCACCAGCCAGACCATAACCGATGGAGACGGAATCGAGCACTCTCTGGGCGATTTTCGTGGCCGACCCACAATCGTGCATCTTTGGGCGACATGGTGCGGTCCGTGCATTCAGGAGATCCCTGCCCTTGCCACGCTCATTCCATCCCTGACAGCGCAGGGCGTCACCGTGCTGCCCGTTTCGGTCGATCATCGGGGGCCTGAAGTGGTTCGGCCTTTTCTCTCGAAACTGCACAGGGAAGATTTTCCTTCCTTCTATGACCAGAGGCGCGTCATACCGAACAGTCTGGAAGAAACCACCCTGCCCCTCACTCTTTTTCTCAATCGCCAGGGAGAGATCATCTGCCGTCATGCAGGCCCTCTTCAGTGGGATGCCCCTGATGCAGCCGCTGTTCTGCTGCGTCTGATGTCATGAAGGAAAGCACCATGAAACTCAGCGCCCGCAACCAGATCCGCGGCACAGTGACAGCGATCGCAAAAGGCGCCACCACGTCTCACGTCAGCATCGATATCGGTGGATCAATCGTCATGGCCTCCATCACCAACGAAGCGGTGGCCGATCTTGATCTGGTGGTCGGCAAGCCTGCCTACGCCGTCATCAAGGCGTCAGATGTAATGGTGGGCGTGGAAGACTGAAGCATCGGAACGCAGGAGAAACTGCCCCGCTCCGGATCACAGTCTTGACCGGGCCGGTTGGTCCTCTTCATAACGTCCTGCCCCTTATCGGGACAGGACGTAAGTCCATCATGAATTTTAGCGAATGACCAAGCGGGAACGATGACCGGATCGGACAAGACGAACACGAGCAACGCTGAGGCAGACGGTTTTCGCGACACCGTTTTCCTACCGAAGACCTCGTTCCCGATGCGCGGCAATCTGCCTGCGCGGGAACCGGAACTGCTCGCCCGCTGGCAGGAGCTGGATCTCGACGGTAAAATTCTTGCCCAGAGTGAAGGCCGACCGCTGTTCGTGCTGCATGACGGCCCTCCTTACGCCAACGGCAACCTGCATATCGGTCACGCCCTGAACAAGATCCTCAAGGACGTCATCAACCGCAGCCATCGCATGACAGGTTTTGCGGTCCATTACGTTCCCGGCTGGGACTGTCACGGTCTTCCCATCGAGTGGAAGGTTGAAGAGGAGTATCGCAAGGCGAAACGCGACAAGGATTCCATTCCTGTCCTTCAGTTCCGCGGCGAATGTCGTGCATGGGCCGCGAAATGGCTCGACGTGCAGATGGGCGAGTTCCAGCGGCTCGGCGTGCAGGGCGAATGGAACCACCGCTATTCGACGATGGACTACAGTTCGGAGGCCGCCATCGTCGGTGAAATCGGCAAGTTCCTGCTGAACGGCGCGCTTTATCGCGGCCTGCGTCCGGTCATGTGGAGCCCGGTCGAAAAGACGGCGCTGGCGGAAGCCGAAATCGAGTATCACGACCACACCTCCACGACGATCTACGTCGCTTTCCCCATCATCACGGACCCGACTTCGGCAGAGGCGCTCCGCGATGTGTCGGCCGTCATCTGGACCACGACCCCGTGGACGATCCCGGCCAACCGCGCCATCGCCTACAATCCGGAAATCACCTACGTCGTATTCCGCGCCGACGAGACCTCGCCTGATGCGGCCATCGCTCCCGGCATGAAACTGCTGGTTGCCGAAAGCCTTGTCGAGCAGGTCTGCAAGGATTGCGGCATCGTTGAGCACCATATTCTCTACACCATGCCGGGCTCCGCTCTGGATGGGGCCATCGCATCCCATCCTCTGCGGGGTCAGGGCTACGAGTTCGACGTGCCTTTGCTATCCGCCGAGTATGTCACTGCGGACGCAGGCACGGGTCTTGTTCATATCGCCCCGTCGCACGGCGAGGATGACTTTGCGGTCGGCAAGGCGAACGGGATCGAAATTCCTGAACTGATTGCGGATGATGGCCGTTACGTGGACCATGTGCCGCTGTTTGCTGGCATCCACGTCTTCAAGGCTGCCGAGCCTGTCTGCGCGGCCCTCGCCGCCAGCATGACGAAAGCCGCCGAAGAGGGTTCTGCGCCCAATGGCCTTCTGGCGCGTGGCGAACTCGTTCATTCCTACCCGCATTCATGGCGGTCACGGAAACCGATCATCTACCGCGCCACACCCCAGTGGTTCATCCGCATGGATGGTGAAAACCGGATTCGTGAGAAAGCGCTTCAGGCTCTCGGTGACGTCACTTTCGTCCCGGCGCAGGCCCGTAACCGCCTGACCTCCATGGTCGCCGACCGTCCGGACTGGTGCATTTCGCGTCAGCGCGCATGGGGCGTCCCCATCGCCGTGTTCGTGAACAGGCAGACCGGCGAAGTCCTGCGTGACGCCGCCGTCATGGACCGTATCGTCGCAGCCTTCCGTGAGGACGGCGCCGATGCCTGGTATGACAGTGACCCGTCACGCTTCCTCGGCAACGATTACAATGCGGCCGATTTCGAGCAGGTTTTCGACGTTGTCGATGTCTGGTTCGAGAGCGGCTCGACGCATTCTTTCGTGCTGAACAAACCCGGCCTGCGTTTCCCCGCCGACCTGTATCTGGAAGGTTCCGACCAGCACCGCGGCTGGTTCCAGTCTTCCCTGCTGGAAAGTGTCGGGACACGCGGTGTCGCCCCTTACAGGACGCTTGTGACCAACGGCTTCGTGCTCGACGAGCAGGGTCGCAAGATGTCGAAATCCTTGGGTAACGTCATCGCGCCTCAGGACGTGAACGATTCGCTCGGCGCTGACATTCTCCGCCTGTGGGTGATGAATTCCGACACCAACGAAGACCTTCGCATTGGCAAGGAAATCCTCAAGCAGCAGGGCGAGCTTTATCGACGCCTTCGCAATACGCTGCGCTGGCTCCTCGGCGCGCTGGAAGGCTATACTGATGCAGAAGCAGTTCCGTATGCGGAACTGCCCGAACTTGAGAAATGGGTGCTGCATCGCCTGACCGAATTTGACGGCATGATGCGTCAGGCCGTTGAGACGCATGAATGGGTGGGGGTTTACCCTGCCCTGCACGGGTTCTGCACCACCGACCTGTCAGCGTTCTATTTCGATGTCCGCAAGGATGTCATCTATTGCGACGGCACGGACAGCCTGCGTCGTCGTGCGGCTCGTACAGTGCTGGATGTCCTGCATCGTTGCCTCGCCACCTGGCTGGCGCCGGTGCTGGTCTTCACGGCGGATGACGCCTGGACAGCCCGTTTCGGCAAGGACTCCTCCGTGCATCTGGAATCCTTCCCGGTCATTCCGGAGGAATGGAATGATCCGGAACTTGGCGATCGCTGGACGACCCTGCGCGCCGTGCGCCGGATCGTCACCACGGGAATCGAATCCGCCCGCCGGTCCGGACTGATCGGTTCTTCCTTGCAGGCCGCTATCGAGCTGCCTGTCTATGAGGACAAGACTTCCCTGTTTGACGGGGTGGACTGGGCCGATCTGGCGATTGTCTCACAGGCTGAATTCACCATTCTCCCGGCGACAGCGCCACAGGTGGAGAACGGTGCGAATATTCCTTGCGGTGCGCCGGTCGTGACCGTGGCCGAAGGCGAAAAGTGCATCCGTTGCTGGAAAGTCCTGCCTGAAGTCGGACAGAATGCGGCCTATCCGACGCTGTGCGTGCGCTGTGCCGATGTTGTGGCAAGTGATCTGTTCTGCTCTCCAGCGGCTGGCCACTGAGAGTATGCGGGTCCATTACCGTTCTCTGGCGCTGGGTCTCTTCTGTGCCGCTATCGTCTTTCTGGTCGATCAGCTCTCCAAATACTGGATTCTGTTCGACTTCCGGCTGCCGGAAAAAGAGTCTGTCGCGATCTGTCCCGGCCTCAATTTCACGATGGTCTGGAATCACGCCATCACCTTCGGGATGTTCGGCGGTGCGGGCCCGGCTGGCCGCATCATCTTTTCCGTTATTTCGCTGGCCATCGTGGCGGGCCTTCTGACATGGATCGCCCGGAGTCCTCGCCTGCTTATCGCGGGACTGGCCGGCGCCATCACAGGCGGCGCAGTCGGGAATGTGCTTGACCGGCTGCGTTATGGAGCTGTTGTCGACTTCATCCATGCTCACGCTTTCGGCTGGTCATGGTATGTCTTCAATATCGCTGACGCGGCGATTGTGTGTAGTGTAGCAGGTCTGATATTGGACAGCCTGTATCGGGAGCGTCAGCATCCTTCTCAGCAGGATTCTGAACAGACAGTCGAACGGAGCGCCGGGGACAAGTGAGACAGAACAGAATGCGAGTCATCGTCGGATTTCGACATGTATCTCTTGGACTTGGACTAGGCGCCCTGTTGACAGGGTGCGCAGGCAGCGATGTCACGCGCGCCTTCGGGCTCCAGCGCAATGTACCGGACGAATACACGGTCACGACCCGGGCGCCATTGTCCATGCCGCCTTCAACCGAGCTTGTGA
The Acetobacter aceti genome window above contains:
- a CDS encoding TlpA disulfide reductase family protein — encoded protein: MPQHHFRPRVSTAKLKLQRRSILMLAGTLIAGMTPRKPLHAEDITDAPLSLAKLTRTLPQPLTSQTITDGDGIEHSLGDFRGRPTIVHLWATWCGPCIQEIPALATLIPSLTAQGVTVLPVSVDHRGPEVVRPFLSKLHREDFPSFYDQRRVIPNSLEETTLPLTLFLNRQGEIICRHAGPLQWDAPDAAAVLLRLMS
- a CDS encoding molybdopterin-binding protein; the protein is MKLSARNQIRGTVTAIAKGATTSHVSIDIGGSIVMASITNEAVADLDLVVGKPAYAVIKASDVMVGVED
- the ileS gene encoding isoleucine--tRNA ligase gives rise to the protein MTGSDKTNTSNAEADGFRDTVFLPKTSFPMRGNLPAREPELLARWQELDLDGKILAQSEGRPLFVLHDGPPYANGNLHIGHALNKILKDVINRSHRMTGFAVHYVPGWDCHGLPIEWKVEEEYRKAKRDKDSIPVLQFRGECRAWAAKWLDVQMGEFQRLGVQGEWNHRYSTMDYSSEAAIVGEIGKFLLNGALYRGLRPVMWSPVEKTALAEAEIEYHDHTSTTIYVAFPIITDPTSAEALRDVSAVIWTTTPWTIPANRAIAYNPEITYVVFRADETSPDAAIAPGMKLLVAESLVEQVCKDCGIVEHHILYTMPGSALDGAIASHPLRGQGYEFDVPLLSAEYVTADAGTGLVHIAPSHGEDDFAVGKANGIEIPELIADDGRYVDHVPLFAGIHVFKAAEPVCAALAASMTKAAEEGSAPNGLLARGELVHSYPHSWRSRKPIIYRATPQWFIRMDGENRIREKALQALGDVTFVPAQARNRLTSMVADRPDWCISRQRAWGVPIAVFVNRQTGEVLRDAAVMDRIVAAFREDGADAWYDSDPSRFLGNDYNAADFEQVFDVVDVWFESGSTHSFVLNKPGLRFPADLYLEGSDQHRGWFQSSLLESVGTRGVAPYRTLVTNGFVLDEQGRKMSKSLGNVIAPQDVNDSLGADILRLWVMNSDTNEDLRIGKEILKQQGELYRRLRNTLRWLLGALEGYTDAEAVPYAELPELEKWVLHRLTEFDGMMRQAVETHEWVGVYPALHGFCTTDLSAFYFDVRKDVIYCDGTDSLRRRAARTVLDVLHRCLATWLAPVLVFTADDAWTARFGKDSSVHLESFPVIPEEWNDPELGDRWTTLRAVRRIVTTGIESARRSGLIGSSLQAAIELPVYEDKTSLFDGVDWADLAIVSQAEFTILPATAPQVENGANIPCGAPVVTVAEGEKCIRCWKVLPEVGQNAAYPTLCVRCADVVASDLFCSPAAGH
- the lspA gene encoding signal peptidase II, which gives rise to MRVHYRSLALGLFCAAIVFLVDQLSKYWILFDFRLPEKESVAICPGLNFTMVWNHAITFGMFGGAGPAGRIIFSVISLAIVAGLLTWIARSPRLLIAGLAGAITGGAVGNVLDRLRYGAVVDFIHAHAFGWSWYVFNIADAAIVCSVAGLILDSLYRERQHPSQQDSEQTVERSAGDK